One window of Trifolium pratense cultivar HEN17-A07 linkage group LG5, ARS_RC_1.1, whole genome shotgun sequence genomic DNA carries:
- the LOC123885675 gene encoding uncharacterized protein LOC123885675, with product MRHCNLIFAPTIQDQHWFCYVLDKIKKKLFVLNSLYSERNEEEKQLDLFMKRNFENLLHFMDECQTLELVYEDLPQQKNIHDYGIYVLKYLEMWDDDRKWGDRTMPDFTLDEILHFRRQFVCEWVLHPQNLELKHVRVEASLPDDFSIDSLQS from the exons ATGAGGCATTGCAACTTG ATCTTTGCCCCAACCATACAAGACCAACATTGGTTTTGTTATGTACTTGATAAGATCAAAAAGAAGTTGTTCGTGCTAAACTCTTTGTATAGTGAAAGAAATGAAGAGGAAAAGCAGTTGGATctttttatg AAGAGGAACTTCGAGAACTTGCTGCATTTCATGGATGAATGCCAAACATTAGAGCTCGTTTACGAGGACTTGCCgcaacaaaaaaatat CCATGACTATGGAATATATGTTTTAAAGTATTTGGAGATGTGGGATGATGACAGGAAATGGGGTGACAGAACCATGCCTGATTTCACATTG gaCGAAATTCTACATTTTCGTCGACAATTTGTTTGTGAATGGGTGTTGCATCCTCAAAATCTCGAGTTGAAACATGTACGAGTAGAAGCAAGTCTCCCGGATGACTTCTCAATAGATTCGCTTCAGTCTTGA
- the LOC123885942 gene encoding nuclear transcription factor Y subunit C-8-like, producing the protein MDPNQKKNAELVDKFWEEQFKKISETADLKSHICTSRVKKVMKEVADVKIPNQTCVFMAKVCELFIKDITMRSMFKMKEAGRTSIEINDVVDTLGDIDSETKIEDDKAEISANEDD; encoded by the coding sequence ATGGAtccaaatcaaaagaaaaatgctGAGCTGGTCGACAAATTTTGGGAAGAACAATTCAAGAAAATTAGCGAGACTGCTGATTTGAAGTCTCATATTTGTACGTCCAGAGTTAAGAAGGTCATGAAAGAGGTGGCGGATGTGAAAATTCCGAATCAAACTTGTGTTTTCATGGCAAAAGTTTGTGAATTGTTCATTAAGGACATTACAATGAGATCTATGTTCAAAATGAAAGAAGCCGGAAGGACAAGCATTGAAATCAATGACGTGGTTGATACTTTAGGTGATATTGATTCGGAAACTAAAATTGAGGATGACAAAGCTGAAATTTCTGCAAATGAAGATGAttaa